From the Saccharobesus litoralis genome, one window contains:
- a CDS encoding chemotaxis protein CheB, which yields MNTVSPIIPKIVVIGTSAGGLSMLQHILADLPKDWSTPILIVQHQLQTADESLVELLNLVSPLPCCYALDGQKIQLGHVYVSPPGYHFLVEDSQTLALSDDEPIHYARPSIDLLLQSAATAFGKAVIAVILTGANSDGAAGLKKVKEQGGITLVQMPLCAEYDAMPNAAISATDIDCVCLPSQISLKLREYCHYES from the coding sequence GTGAACACAGTGTCGCCTATCATCCCTAAAATCGTAGTTATTGGCACGTCTGCAGGGGGCTTAAGTATGTTGCAGCATATATTAGCTGATTTACCAAAGGATTGGTCAACGCCGATATTGATAGTACAACATCAACTGCAAACGGCAGACGAAAGTTTAGTTGAGTTACTCAATTTAGTGAGTCCTTTACCATGTTGCTATGCGTTAGATGGGCAAAAAATTCAGTTAGGTCATGTTTATGTCTCACCGCCGGGTTACCACTTTTTAGTCGAAGACAGTCAAACATTGGCATTGTCGGATGACGAGCCTATTCATTATGCACGTCCTTCAATTGATTTACTTTTGCAATCTGCGGCAACCGCTTTTGGTAAGGCTGTAATCGCGGTGATATTGACCGGAGCGAATAGTGACGGCGCAGCAGGATTAAAAAAAGTGAAAGAGCAAGGTGGGATCACCTTGGTACAAATGCCGTTGTGTGCTGAGTATGATGCTATGCCCAACGCGGCTATTAGTGCCACTGATATTGATTGCGTATGCTTGCCTAGCCAGATCAGCTTAAAATTAAGGGAGTATTGTCACTATGAGTCATAA
- a CDS encoding CheR family methyltransferase, with product MAKLDHQAYELDLLLSAIHYRYGYDFRDYAKASLTRRVELCLQKLDLTYVSELIPKILHDTHCFNVFLKEMSVTVTDFFRNPEVFNEIRTSVFPKLQTFSRISIWHVGCATGQEVYSMAMLLDEAGLLEKSRLYATDFNSGSLAYAKKGIYSQQELQDAAEGYHKAGGQKQLSYYFHSNFGSAKICDNLKSHVTFAHHNLMQDQAFAEMQLILCRNVLIYFAEPLKNRVLNILSQSLNRHGYLVLGDKESLMFSEVHDKFQEHDAKLKIYRKKREHSVAYHP from the coding sequence ATGGCTAAGTTAGATCACCAAGCTTATGAGTTAGATCTGTTATTAAGTGCGATACATTATCGATATGGATATGACTTTAGAGATTACGCTAAAGCTTCATTAACACGAAGAGTCGAGTTGTGTTTACAAAAACTAGACTTAACTTATGTGTCTGAGCTAATTCCTAAAATTTTACATGATACGCATTGCTTTAATGTGTTCTTAAAGGAAATGTCGGTCACTGTGACCGATTTTTTCCGCAACCCAGAGGTGTTTAATGAAATACGCACTAGTGTATTTCCTAAGTTACAAACCTTTTCTCGAATTAGTATTTGGCATGTTGGTTGTGCCACGGGGCAAGAAGTTTATTCAATGGCAATGCTCTTAGATGAAGCTGGGCTACTTGAGAAAAGCCGCTTGTATGCCACCGATTTTAATTCGGGTTCATTAGCTTATGCTAAAAAAGGCATCTATTCACAGCAAGAACTACAAGATGCGGCAGAGGGCTATCATAAAGCTGGCGGGCAAAAGCAATTATCCTACTATTTTCATTCAAACTTTGGCTCAGCAAAAATTTGTGACAATTTAAAATCGCACGTTACCTTTGCTCATCACAACTTAATGCAAGATCAAGCTTTTGCTGAGATGCAGCTAATTTTATGTCGAAATGTACTAATTTATTTTGCAGAGCCGTTAAAAAATAGAGTACTTAATATATTAAGCCAAAGCTTGAACCGCCATGGTTATTTGGTACTGGGTGATAAGGAATCTCTTATGTTTAGTGAGGTTCATGATAAGTTTCAAGAGCATGACGCTAAGTTGAAAATATACCGGAAAAAACGTGAACACAGTGTCGCCTATCATCCCTAA
- a CDS encoding response regulator, with protein sequence MFYIKRLAKVKNTLFSSVVLIVVIGFGAINYYGINNAATTTRWVEHTYQVINDASHIELLLSEMESSQRNFLLTGNETHLQPFITQEKALLSAITDLQQLVSDNPPQVEKLEQFKALLQQWLTTQAKPLIAERQKVAQGAGSLEDLQSLVGSEKGKNIFDNIRVELAAMDQAFYHAENAEARVLVLAIAKSLVDMETGERGYLITGNDKFLQPYRLGQSQITEQIDQLHQLLNNSFNPQYVKAQLDDLAFILSQWRNHLITGLVENKQNSQPIKRSSDLVLSAKTTELATQVDMRLTSLYSQFSQAHNQKAVNLLLSIRELMAQQQVLAKGYVLTNHQPFIEKLTAEHDLLQVKLTELEQMLAVSFSANEMRRHLNKVEFLSKEWRESAAMPLIELRTQINQAPNSITNLVAEVEQQSKQSQITELRELLNIFKQVELDLLIKRQADAKSTATFMLWLVVLGTLAIASFAVVVLRASSALRVKSDELQQERSKLEQQNWVKSSFSDTVAQLQGHKQIEQFGNTLLTTLVPKLNGQLGLFYFTQKSDDGSPYLSLLSSFAFSQRKNLASSYQFGESLVGQCALEQKTILLSNAPNDYIVVSSGAGDAAPQNIIIFPILFEKNVLAVVEIASLQAFSSLHQLLIEQLVSNTGVILNNILAQHRTQELLTESQAQSEELQAQQEELRVANSNLEAQTNRLTESEQNLQQQSEELRVANEELEEKQELQKKQHAELEKAKQEVDRKAQDLATASQYKTEFLANMSHELRTPLNSLLILSKELSKNRHGNLTKEQLEDIDVIHSGGHSLLTLINDIMDLSKVEAGKLHIESNPTSIKSTFQSLQRLFAGAASDKGLKFIIDIDTAIPDYLLTDALRLEQIIKNFLSNAFKFTSAGEVKLQACLAEQNKQFKQRALQENSVLAITVSDTGIGIAPEKQQQIFEAFQQADGSTTRKFGGTGLGLTISKQLAELLGGEIQLTSQEGAGSQVTLYLPLIEASGQSDNRLINSPSNKALVNSGSEPEAKPDSQSTTTDPEIAHRQASARTDESGLVLQTEPFIDDDRRIIQQGERCILIIEDDLHFAQVLQKLAHEDDYKCLITDKGREGIYLAKEYKPTGILLDMGLPDIDGAHVLEQLKFNLITRHIPVHVISGGNQKVQSLNLGAYSFIEKPAESDNIRTVLAQIEKSSQGGAKQVLVIEDDSKTQQAVKRLLDVPDIELTFAANSQQVNDCLNKNEYDCIVLDLGLPDISGIEVLEKINQLPGNKPPVIIYTGQEISDQDMMILGKNTADIIIKGVESPERLLDDVTLFLHSVGHDLPEEQKSAIELLHNEHDVLRGKKILLVDDDMRNVFAMSRQLTAVGLDVVMAENGKKAIDLLEQGVDEETQFDLILMDIMMPVMDGYEAMTRIRKMPLFKEIPIIALTAKAMTEDKHKCFDAGASEYITKPVDMDKLISILSVWLYENRTKHG encoded by the coding sequence ATGTTTTATATCAAAAGGCTAGCGAAAGTAAAAAATACATTGTTCAGTTCAGTTGTGCTGATTGTCGTAATTGGATTTGGCGCTATTAATTATTACGGTATCAACAATGCAGCGACGACAACCCGCTGGGTTGAGCATACTTACCAAGTCATTAACGATGCCAGTCATATTGAACTTTTGCTTAGTGAAATGGAGTCATCTCAACGTAATTTCTTGCTAACAGGCAATGAAACACACCTTCAACCGTTTATAACACAAGAAAAAGCTCTTTTATCAGCTATTACAGACTTACAGCAATTAGTCAGTGATAACCCTCCCCAAGTAGAAAAACTTGAACAATTTAAAGCACTATTACAACAATGGCTTACAACACAAGCAAAACCACTCATAGCCGAGCGGCAAAAAGTTGCGCAAGGTGCGGGTAGCCTTGAAGATTTACAGTCTTTAGTTGGCAGTGAAAAAGGCAAAAATATTTTTGATAATATTCGGGTTGAATTAGCGGCAATGGATCAAGCGTTTTACCATGCAGAAAATGCCGAAGCTCGGGTATTGGTTTTGGCTATTGCCAAAAGCTTAGTGGATATGGAAACCGGTGAGAGAGGGTATTTAATTACAGGCAATGATAAATTTTTACAACCTTATCGTTTAGGCCAATCGCAAATCACTGAGCAAATTGATCAGTTACATCAGCTACTTAACAATAGCTTTAACCCGCAATATGTGAAGGCTCAATTGGATGATCTTGCTTTTATATTGTCACAGTGGCGTAATCACTTAATCACGGGTTTAGTCGAAAATAAACAAAACAGTCAACCAATCAAGCGCAGTAGTGATTTAGTTTTATCAGCAAAAACAACTGAGTTAGCAACCCAAGTTGATATGCGTTTAACAAGCCTTTATAGCCAGTTTTCACAAGCGCATAATCAAAAGGCGGTTAATTTACTGTTATCTATTCGTGAATTAATGGCTCAGCAGCAGGTGTTAGCTAAAGGTTATGTATTAACTAACCACCAACCTTTTATTGAAAAACTCACCGCCGAACATGATTTATTACAAGTTAAGCTAACTGAGTTGGAGCAAATGTTGGCCGTTAGTTTTAGTGCTAATGAGATGCGGCGTCACTTAAACAAAGTTGAATTTTTAAGTAAGGAATGGCGAGAAAGCGCCGCTATGCCTTTAATTGAATTAAGAACACAAATCAATCAAGCGCCTAACTCAATCACTAATCTTGTTGCTGAGGTTGAACAACAATCAAAGCAATCGCAAATAACTGAACTACGCGAGCTACTCAATATATTTAAACAAGTTGAGCTGGATTTACTGATTAAGCGTCAAGCTGATGCTAAAAGCACAGCTACTTTTATGCTGTGGTTAGTGGTGTTAGGTACATTGGCGATAGCGAGTTTTGCGGTTGTGGTATTAAGGGCTAGCTCAGCTTTACGTGTTAAATCAGACGAATTGCAACAAGAGCGCAGTAAACTAGAGCAACAGAATTGGGTTAAATCGAGTTTTAGCGATACGGTTGCGCAATTGCAAGGACACAAACAAATTGAGCAATTTGGTAACACATTACTGACGACGTTAGTGCCTAAATTAAACGGCCAGCTGGGTTTATTTTACTTTACGCAAAAGAGCGATGATGGCAGCCCATACTTAAGTTTGCTCAGTAGTTTTGCATTTAGCCAACGCAAAAATTTGGCGTCAAGTTATCAGTTTGGTGAATCACTGGTGGGGCAATGCGCTTTAGAGCAAAAAACCATTTTACTGAGCAATGCTCCCAATGATTATATTGTTGTCAGTTCGGGGGCTGGCGATGCGGCACCGCAAAATATCATTATTTTCCCCATTTTATTTGAAAAAAATGTGTTAGCTGTTGTTGAAATCGCATCTTTGCAAGCCTTTTCCTCTTTGCATCAATTATTAATAGAACAACTAGTCAGCAATACAGGGGTCATATTAAACAATATTTTGGCACAGCATCGTACTCAAGAGTTATTAACCGAGTCACAGGCGCAGTCAGAAGAGTTACAGGCTCAGCAAGAAGAATTGCGAGTTGCAAATAGCAACCTTGAAGCGCAAACCAATCGATTAACGGAATCAGAACAAAATTTACAGCAACAAAGTGAAGAGCTACGAGTTGCAAATGAAGAGTTAGAAGAAAAACAAGAATTACAAAAAAAACAACATGCAGAATTAGAAAAAGCGAAACAAGAAGTGGATCGCAAGGCACAAGATTTAGCCACAGCCAGTCAGTATAAAACTGAGTTTTTAGCCAATATGTCGCACGAGCTAAGAACCCCACTAAATAGTTTATTGATACTGTCCAAGGAGCTAAGTAAAAATCGACATGGTAATTTAACTAAAGAACAATTAGAGGATATTGATGTTATTCATAGTGGTGGTCATTCACTATTAACATTAATTAATGACATTATGGATTTATCCAAAGTGGAAGCAGGTAAGCTTCATATTGAATCGAATCCAACCTCTATCAAGTCGACATTTCAATCTTTACAGCGGTTATTTGCCGGTGCGGCAAGTGATAAAGGACTTAAATTTATCATTGATATTGATACAGCGATCCCTGATTACTTGCTGACTGATGCCTTGCGATTAGAGCAAATAATTAAGAACTTTTTATCTAATGCGTTTAAATTTACCAGTGCTGGCGAAGTTAAACTGCAGGCATGTTTAGCCGAGCAAAATAAACAGTTTAAGCAAAGAGCATTGCAAGAAAACTCAGTGTTAGCCATCACGGTCAGTGATACCGGTATTGGCATTGCACCTGAAAAACAACAACAGATATTTGAAGCGTTTCAACAAGCTGACGGCTCAACTACACGTAAGTTCGGTGGCACAGGGTTGGGATTAACCATTTCAAAACAACTCGCTGAGTTATTAGGCGGAGAAATTCAATTAACGAGCCAAGAAGGCGCTGGTAGTCAAGTCACACTATACCTGCCGCTTATTGAAGCTAGTGGTCAGAGCGATAACAGATTGATAAACTCGCCATCTAATAAGGCGTTAGTCAATAGCGGTTCAGAGCCGGAAGCAAAACCCGATAGCCAATCCACTACAACGGATCCTGAAATAGCTCATCGTCAAGCAAGCGCGCGCACAGATGAGTCAGGTCTAGTATTACAGACTGAGCCATTTATTGATGATGATAGACGGATTATTCAGCAAGGTGAACGTTGCATACTGATTATTGAGGATGACCTTCACTTTGCACAAGTTTTACAAAAGTTAGCTCATGAGGATGATTACAAGTGCCTAATCACAGATAAAGGACGTGAGGGCATATATTTAGCGAAAGAATATAAACCAACCGGTATTTTACTTGATATGGGCTTGCCTGATATCGACGGCGCTCATGTATTAGAACAACTCAAATTTAATTTGATAACGCGGCATATTCCGGTTCATGTTATATCTGGCGGTAATCAAAAGGTTCAGTCTCTTAATTTAGGCGCGTACAGCTTTATTGAAAAACCAGCCGAAAGCGACAATATTCGCACCGTACTAGCACAAATTGAAAAGAGCAGCCAAGGTGGTGCTAAGCAAGTGTTGGTGATTGAAGATGACAGCAAAACGCAACAAGCTGTAAAGCGCTTGTTGGATGTACCAGATATTGAATTAACATTCGCGGCCAATAGCCAGCAAGTTAACGATTGTTTAAACAAAAATGAATATGACTGCATAGTATTAGACCTTGGCTTACCTGACATAAGTGGCATTGAAGTACTAGAGAAAATTAATCAATTGCCAGGAAATAAGCCGCCAGTCATCATTTACACTGGCCAAGAAATTTCAGATCAAGATATGATGATATTGGGCAAAAACACAGCTGATATTATTATTAAAGGGGTCGAATCACCAGAGCGCTTGCTGGATGATGTGACGTTATTCCTGCATTCAGTCGGTCACGATTTACCAGAAGAACAGAAGAGCGCTATTGAGTTATTGCACAATGAACATGATGTTTTGCGAGGCAAAAAAATACTGTTAGTCGATGATGATATGCGTAATGTGTTTGCTATGTCTCGCCAGTTAACCGCTGTTGGTTTGGATGTTGTGATGGCAGAAAATGGCAAAAAGGCGATTGATCTTTTAGAGCAAGGCGTTGATGAGGAAACGCAATTTGATCTAATTTTAATGGATATTATGATGCCGGTGATGGATGGCTACGAAGCCATGACACGTATCCGTAAAATGCCGTTATTCAAAGAAATCCCTATCATTGCGTTAACAGCAAAAGCCATGACAGAGGACAAACATAAATGTTTTGATGCCGGCGCGTCTGAATACATTACTAAGCCTGTCGATATGGATAAATTAATTTCTATTCTCAGTGTTTGGTTATATGAAAACAGGACAAAGCATGGCTAA
- a CDS encoding EAL domain-containing protein → MDSVAKILVVDDDAFNREILSNLLIEQGYDVLCRDSGDSALAVVTGYEPDLILLDIIMPGIDGFEVTRRLKSDDKWMHIPIVLQTALNDRKSCIKGLSLGAEDYITKPIDPLELTARISNLLRLKKVSDFLKYNNQVLTEFDNLTGLPNRSLFFRRLKRNLKNCLAKQQQLGLILLTSSDLDPVNRTHGSSMADLLLKGIAQRLQKISYANSFLSYIGNGLFTIIVEGNKQHIQQFSQLILLAFDKPLILLNQEIFVKGDLGIAMAPDDSTDAETLLRRAEIALNSVKQQALHQELFFVPAMDAQLAQAYSLEQDLHRAINHQEFILNYQPKVDLHDGSVSSAESLIRWLHPTLGLVSPAKFIPIAESSGLILPITRWVLNEACMQAMHWQLEFSRPIKVAVNISGTHFQSGDILSDVQQALSNSGLAPHLLELEITENIMMDDFNAVLTTLEQLSELGVLLSIDDFGTGYSSLKYLQHLPVNRIKIDQSFVKNIINNAGNAVITKSVIAMSHQFGFSVVAEGVETSDELNFLLQIGCDTIQGYYFSKPLPVEKFDCLLASNRSLTLSSTAAQTSNKTLLILCNNDDWVQSLSSVARSLHIKVLVAKTDKEAMQLLNVYDIQVLFMATNEHVNLWTNTITQIRQMYPHVMLLVMSERSEYDTLSALNHRGDILKFYLTPCDSEKVIRGVCDAFELNKMMGLNQMIKVVN, encoded by the coding sequence ATGGACAGTGTCGCAAAAATTTTAGTCGTAGATGATGATGCTTTTAATCGAGAAATTCTTAGTAACCTATTAATCGAGCAAGGCTATGACGTTTTATGTCGAGACTCTGGTGATAGCGCTTTAGCTGTTGTAACAGGTTATGAACCGGATTTAATCTTGTTAGATATTATCATGCCAGGTATTGACGGTTTTGAAGTGACCCGCCGCTTAAAATCGGACGATAAATGGATGCATATACCCATTGTTTTGCAAACGGCATTAAACGATCGTAAATCCTGTATTAAAGGTTTGAGTTTGGGGGCAGAAGATTATATTACCAAACCAATCGATCCGTTAGAGCTAACCGCAAGGATCAGTAACCTATTGCGTTTAAAGAAAGTTAGCGATTTTCTTAAATACAACAATCAAGTACTAACTGAGTTTGATAATTTAACGGGCCTGCCCAACCGTAGTTTGTTTTTTCGCCGTTTAAAGCGCAATTTAAAGAACTGTTTAGCTAAACAGCAACAGTTAGGTTTAATTTTATTGACCAGTAGCGACTTAGATCCGGTAAATCGAACGCATGGCTCGTCTATGGCGGATTTATTGCTCAAAGGTATAGCGCAGCGCTTGCAAAAAATCAGTTATGCAAACAGCTTTTTAAGTTATATCGGGAATGGCCTATTTACTATTATTGTTGAAGGTAATAAGCAACACATTCAACAGTTTTCACAGCTGATTTTACTCGCATTTGACAAACCATTAATTTTACTTAACCAAGAGATTTTCGTTAAAGGTGATTTAGGCATCGCCATGGCGCCTGATGATAGTACTGATGCTGAAACCTTGTTACGTCGCGCTGAAATAGCCTTAAATAGTGTTAAGCAACAAGCTTTACATCAAGAATTGTTTTTTGTACCCGCCATGGATGCTCAATTAGCGCAAGCATATTCTTTAGAGCAGGATTTGCATCGCGCAATCAATCATCAAGAGTTTATTTTAAATTACCAACCTAAAGTGGATTTGCATGATGGCTCTGTTAGCAGTGCAGAATCCCTCATACGTTGGCTACATCCAACCTTGGGTTTGGTGTCTCCAGCTAAATTTATTCCTATCGCTGAAAGTAGCGGCTTAATTTTACCTATTACGCGCTGGGTACTTAATGAAGCCTGCATGCAAGCCATGCATTGGCAATTAGAGTTTTCGCGGCCAATTAAAGTGGCAGTTAATATTTCAGGTACCCATTTTCAAAGCGGTGACATTTTAAGTGATGTTCAGCAAGCGTTAAGTAATAGTGGATTAGCACCGCATTTGCTGGAATTGGAAATTACCGAAAACATCATGATGGATGATTTCAATGCTGTTTTAACAACGTTAGAACAGTTAAGTGAGTTGGGGGTTTTGTTGTCAATTGATGATTTTGGTACAGGTTATTCGAGTTTAAAATACCTTCAACACTTACCGGTTAACCGCATCAAAATTGACCAGTCATTTGTTAAAAATATCATAAACAATGCTGGGAACGCGGTCATCACTAAAAGTGTGATTGCCATGTCACACCAGTTTGGTTTTAGTGTAGTGGCTGAAGGCGTTGAAACGTCAGATGAACTTAACTTTTTACTGCAAATTGGTTGTGACACCATTCAGGGCTATTATTTTAGCAAGCCTTTACCGGTAGAAAAGTTTGATTGCCTTCTCGCGTCTAATCGCAGCTTAACCCTTTCGTCTACAGCTGCGCAAACATCCAATAAAACGCTGCTTATTTTATGCAATAACGATGATTGGGTGCAGTCATTATCTAGTGTTGCTCGGTCATTACATATAAAGGTGCTGGTCGCTAAAACTGATAAAGAAGCCATGCAACTACTCAATGTGTATGACATTCAAGTTTTGTTTATGGCAACCAATGAGCATGTCAATTTATGGACCAATACCATTACGCAGATCAGACAAATGTATCCACACGTTATGTTGTTAGTCATGAGTGAGCGCAGCGAGTATGACACCTTATCGGCGCTTAATCATCGTGGTGATATTTTAAAGTTTTATCTTACGCCCTGTGACAGTGAAAAAGTAATACGCGGTGTTTGTGATGCGTTTGAGCTCAATAAAATGATGGGGCTTAATCAAATGATTAAGGTCGTTAATTAA
- a CDS encoding DUF3095 domain-containing protein yields the protein MSNDSFYQDLPGFERFNDCSNNQYYSPLPDDWIVIVTDVVNSTKAIEQGKYKQVNAVGVASIVALFNSVKPLTVPYVFGGDGASICVPNKYKKQVVNALSASKQLAANHFNLELRVGIVPIQDIRQRGKNVLVAKFQPYSHFNQALFIGNGLAEADKMVKQQDSPYLVETIRSATNDLFDGFECRWNEIPSRSEEQVAILIQALSTNSDDIERTYQQILTLIRNIYGEEEEYRPLASSGLSLTNSSKNLYCEASIRNAFSSILSKFKYLVKLRALRLVGIYLMKNQVKTQATDWGQYKQFLIKNTDFQKFDDMLRMVISGSKQQRLLLLSELEKLKDSGQIVFGLHAAPSALITCMVQDYHTDHVHFLDVSNGGYAMAAKQMKNQMKQSCSLNT from the coding sequence ATGAGTAACGATAGTTTTTACCAAGACTTACCCGGTTTTGAGCGCTTTAATGATTGCTCAAATAACCAATATTATTCTCCATTGCCTGATGATTGGATTGTGATAGTAACTGATGTTGTCAATTCAACTAAAGCGATTGAGCAAGGTAAATACAAACAGGTGAATGCGGTAGGTGTTGCGTCCATTGTTGCATTGTTTAACTCAGTTAAACCTTTAACCGTGCCTTATGTTTTTGGTGGTGATGGCGCCAGTATTTGTGTGCCGAATAAATATAAAAAACAAGTGGTTAACGCCTTATCAGCATCAAAACAACTCGCAGCTAACCATTTTAATCTGGAATTGCGAGTTGGTATTGTGCCGATACAGGATATTCGCCAACGCGGCAAAAACGTACTTGTTGCTAAATTCCAGCCTTATAGTCATTTTAATCAGGCCTTATTTATCGGCAATGGCTTGGCAGAAGCTGATAAAATGGTTAAACAACAAGATTCGCCTTATCTCGTTGAAACAATTAGATCTGCTACTAACGATTTATTTGATGGTTTTGAATGTCGCTGGAATGAAATACCCAGTCGCAGTGAAGAGCAAGTGGCAATTTTAATTCAGGCGTTATCGACTAATTCAGATGACATTGAACGCACGTATCAACAAATATTGACTTTGATCCGCAATATTTATGGTGAAGAAGAAGAGTATCGGCCTCTAGCGTCATCTGGATTATCGTTAACCAACTCAAGTAAAAACCTCTATTGCGAAGCGTCAATTCGTAATGCATTTTCGAGTATATTGAGTAAATTCAAATATTTAGTTAAATTGCGAGCCTTGCGCCTCGTTGGTATATACCTGATGAAAAACCAAGTTAAAACTCAAGCTACAGATTGGGGGCAGTACAAACAATTTTTGATAAAAAACACTGACTTTCAAAAGTTTGATGACATGTTACGCATGGTTATTTCTGGTTCTAAACAGCAAAGGTTACTTCTACTATCAGAGTTAGAAAAATTAAAAGATAGTGGACAAATTGTATTTGGCTTACATGCAGCCCCTAGTGCATTAATTACCTGCATGGTTCAAGATTACCATACAGATCACGTGCATTTTTTAGATGTTAGCAATGGCGGCTACGCAATGGCAGCAAAACAAATGAAAAATCAAATGAAACAGTCTTGCTCCTTAAATACTTAA